One Saprospiraceae bacterium DNA window includes the following coding sequences:
- a CDS encoding YraN family protein, with protein sequence MSDHLEIGKKGEQIATEYLERKGWRIAARNWRAGRGEIDIVAWADERLLVFVEVKTRAGDGYGGPEEAVGARKQDLMARTAGAYMEHIGYDWEIRFDIVAVLLKGDKVLDIRHIEDAFFPM encoded by the coding sequence ATGTCTGACCATCTTGAAATTGGTAAAAAGGGCGAGCAAATCGCCACTGAATATCTGGAGCGCAAAGGCTGGCGCATCGCGGCACGCAACTGGCGCGCTGGGCGCGGCGAGATAGATATCGTGGCTTGGGCTGATGAGCGGCTTTTGGTGTTCGTGGAAGTGAAAACCCGTGCAGGCGATGGCTATGGCGGGCCAGAAGAAGCCGTGGGCGCACGCAAGCAAGACCTCATGGCACGCACAGCAGGGGCTTATATGGAGCACATTGGCTATGACTGGGAGATTCGATTCGACATCGTGGCCGTACTGCTCAAAGGCGACAAAGTGTTGGATATCCGCCACATTGAGGATGCTTTTTTCCCGATGTAA
- a CDS encoding right-handed parallel beta-helix repeat-containing protein: protein MKNILLLHILLLGALGPALSQKRLHVNHAATGQNNGSSWADAYADLHAALAAAQPGDEVWVAEGEYRPTTGTARDIYFDLKSGVALYGGFAGTEADLAQRDWQAHPTVLSGDIGTAGDSTDNSYTILYMGEPDSLTVVDGLVFRFGQADYPGVAAADLPRMAGGALFVMARDEEAYCTVSNCRFERNYARLHGGAVYVDGSGTGSVAPTFRDCVFERNRAGQDGGGLYRNGCAWVDRMDFEGCRFTGNLAGRNGGGLFVLDAERTDVIDVYRCEFAQNDAVMGGGGATLRVGRNAGAKVRVEGCRFIENKHSALAIQNRNLLYLKKASISNCTFLRNEANSYFVTDVWFDNIDLTSGETVASIIDNRFEETNSGKPIFAGYDALFGGKIYFVRDSIISCISGVPVKASATSIYKDIFIENSHFTSLFHSTSVNYLAFHVKVLNSSCQNLFHTESFCEITLINSTFYDCSMEELCSSKQNSKIFLQNSIFDRLSLNSFYGIGASIGPPEYHISHCVLDTLDCASSIGFYQVFCENVQTGLDPMFVNPAASDFRLQGCSPLVNAGNNLHAANIPTDLAGNPRIQDGTVDIGAYETPALALAAAPDVKAACAGLPDGAIALPLVGECPPLAFEWQSGALSGDSLSGLAPGNYLLTVTDARGNSLTASVTVPAAPAPTLQVDGQPISCFGAADAMLSVRALTGKPPFAYLWSPSGATDSVDTNLGPGPASVTVTDGWGCTATFSFDIPEPDTLQFAATVTRPSTPQSADGGIVVNSVTGGTPPYAYLWEPGGSMEAILAGLSEGTYALTVTDARGCEAAWTFEVKALVGVTEAEGVAMLVIWPNPAGEGAWLRWEGAMPSVLEMYDARGRLVRSERVSAAGAAWRVGLGGLAAGAYAVILRDGSGKAVGVGRLVRGY, encoded by the coding sequence ATGAAAAACATCCTACTCCTCCATATACTCCTCCTCGGGGCGCTCGGCCCCGCCCTATCCCAAAAGCGCCTCCACGTCAACCACGCCGCCACCGGCCAGAACAACGGCTCCTCCTGGGCCGACGCATACGCCGACCTGCACGCCGCCCTCGCCGCCGCCCAGCCCGGCGACGAGGTGTGGGTGGCCGAGGGCGAGTACAGACCCACCACCGGCACCGCCCGGGACATTTATTTCGACCTCAAAAGCGGCGTGGCGCTCTACGGCGGCTTCGCCGGCACCGAGGCCGACCTCGCGCAGCGCGACTGGCAGGCCCACCCCACCGTGCTGAGCGGCGACATCGGCACGGCGGGCGACAGCACCGACAACTCCTACACCATCCTCTACATGGGGGAGCCGGACAGCCTGACGGTGGTGGACGGGCTGGTGTTCCGCTTCGGACAGGCCGACTATCCGGGCGTCGCGGCCGCCGACCTGCCGCGCATGGCGGGCGGCGCGCTGTTCGTCATGGCACGCGACGAGGAGGCCTACTGCACCGTCTCCAACTGCCGCTTCGAGCGCAACTACGCGCGGCTGCACGGCGGGGCGGTGTACGTGGACGGCAGCGGCACGGGGTCGGTGGCCCCGACCTTCCGCGACTGCGTGTTCGAGCGCAACCGCGCCGGGCAGGACGGCGGCGGGCTGTACCGCAACGGCTGCGCCTGGGTGGACAGGATGGACTTCGAGGGCTGCAGGTTCACAGGCAACCTCGCCGGTCGCAACGGCGGCGGGCTGTTCGTGCTGGATGCCGAGCGGACGGACGTGATTGACGTGTATCGGTGCGAGTTCGCGCAAAACGATGCCGTAATGGGCGGCGGAGGAGCCACCCTGAGGGTGGGGCGAAACGCCGGAGCAAAAGTAAGGGTGGAAGGATGCAGGTTTATTGAAAACAAGCATAGTGCTTTAGCAATACAAAATCGCAATTTGCTTTATCTTAAAAAAGCGTCCATTAGCAATTGTACCTTTTTACGAAATGAGGCAAATTCATACTTTGTAACCGACGTTTGGTTTGACAATATTGACCTGACATCGGGAGAAACAGTCGCTTCAATAATTGACAATCGCTTTGAAGAGACAAACTCTGGGAAACCTATATTTGCTGGCTATGATGCCTTATTTGGGGGGAAGATTTACTTCGTAAGAGATTCCATAATAAGCTGTATATCCGGAGTCCCAGTAAAAGCATCTGCAACATCAATTTACAAAGACATTTTTATTGAAAATTCTCACTTTACATCCTTGTTTCATTCAACTTCAGTCAATTATCTTGCATTTCATGTGAAGGTATTAAACTCTTCATGTCAGAATCTTTTTCATACCGAATCTTTTTGTGAGATAACATTAATAAACTCTACTTTTTATGATTGCTCTATGGAAGAACTTTGCTCAAGCAAGCAAAATTCAAAGATTTTTCTTCAGAATAGTATATTCGATAGATTATCATTAAATTCTTTTTATGGAATAGGTGCCAGTATTGGCCCCCCGGAGTACCATATCAGTCATTGCGTCTTAGATACTCTTGATTGTGCTTCATCAATAGGATTCTACCAAGTCTTCTGCGAAAACGTCCAAACCGGCCTCGACCCCATGTTCGTCAACCCCGCCGCCAGCGACTTCCGCCTCCAAGGCTGCTCCCCCCTCGTCAACGCCGGCAACAACCTCCACGCCGCCAACATCCCCACCGACCTCGCCGGAAACCCCCGCATACAGGACGGCACGGTGGACATCGGCGCCTACGAAACCCCCGCCCTCGCCCTCGCCGCAGCGCCGGACGTCAAGGCCGCCTGCGCGGGCCTGCCCGACGGCGCCATCGCCCTGCCCCTCGTCGGCGAATGCCCGCCCCTCGCCTTCGAGTGGCAGTCCGGCGCCCTCTCCGGCGACTCGCTCTCCGGCCTCGCCCCCGGCAACTACCTGCTCACCGTCACCGACGCCAGGGGAAACTCCCTGACGGCCTCCGTCACGGTGCCCGCCGCCCCCGCGCCCACCCTGCAGGTGGACGGCCAGCCCATCTCCTGCTTCGGCGCCGCCGACGCCATGCTCTCCGTCAGGGCGCTCACCGGGAAGCCCCCCTTCGCCTACCTGTGGTCGCCCTCCGGCGCCACCGACTCGGTGGACACCAACCTCGGCCCCGGCCCGGCCTCCGTCACCGTCACCGACGGCTGGGGCTGCACGGCCACCTTCTCCTTCGACATCCCCGAGCCGGACACCCTGCAGTTCGCCGCCACCGTCACCCGGCCCTCCACGCCCCAGAGCGCCGACGGGGGCATCGTGGTGAACAGCGTGACGGGCGGCACGCCGCCCTACGCCTACCTGTGGGAGCCGGGCGGCAGCATGGAGGCCATTCTTGCGGGGCTGTCGGAGGGCACCTACGCGCTGACGGTGACGGACGCGCGGGGCTGCGAGGCGGCGTGGACGTTCGAGGTGAAGGCGCTGGTGGGCGTGACGGAGGCGGAGGGCGTGGCCATGCTGGTCATCTGGCCGAACCCGGCGGGGGAGGGGGCGTGGCTGCGGTGGGAGGGGGCGATGCCGTCGGTGCTGGAGATGTACGACGCTCGGGGTCGGCTGGTTCGGTCGGAGCGGGTGTCGGCGGCGGGCGCGGCGTGGCGGGTGGGTCTGGGGGGCTTGGCCGCCGGGGCGTACGCGGTGATTTTGCGCGACGGGAGTGGCAAGGCGGTGGGCGTGGGAAGGTTGGTGAGGGGTTATTAG
- a CDS encoding choice-of-anchor B family protein — protein MKQILLPLLVLWATFAAQSQNQNTTFRSKLVFPGQTLANVWGYDIDGKEYALVGGRNGLIIADVTNPDAPQQIVQIPGPSNLWKEIKTYKHFAYVVSEGGQGIQIVDLSGLPSPNLNHRFYTGDGAIANLLNRIHALHIDTTKGFLYAYGGDLFGGRAKIFNLNPDPYNPTYAGTFNTNFAGNQNYIHDGYVDNDTLYGGHIYGGFFSIVNMADKSNPQLISTQITPNAFTHNTWISQDRRVIFTTDEVNNSYLAAYDVSDPTDVRELDRIQSNPGSNSMVHNTHILDNWAVTSWYKDGFTIVDVTRPDNLVQVGNHDTYTGSGGGSEGCWGVYPYFPSGTIVATNITAQGTNNGELWVVTPTYVRACYLEGKITDGVTGFPLGNAKVELLGTATQEFSNLTGQYKTGQTQTGLFTARVTRAGYQTVETEVLMESGKVRVLDVEMFPPGAFTVSGQVLRSPDLEPVPDAAVYLFGRDTEYAAVTDGDGMFSIGNVLPGSYDVTAGATDVGQVMHHEQKLLRDTALTLYLFKEYRRNDDKWKGRDPLGLRENPFRDHTTLIYQLPEPCDCSLVVVNASGQVVENVGLTQPNGSLELGRAYEPGVHFIHLKQAGTVVQTLKLLKVR, from the coding sequence ATGAAGCAAATACTACTTCCCCTCCTCGTCCTTTGGGCGACGTTCGCTGCCCAATCCCAAAACCAGAACACCACATTCCGTTCCAAGCTGGTTTTTCCGGGACAAACCCTCGCCAACGTGTGGGGATACGACATAGATGGAAAGGAGTATGCGCTCGTCGGGGGGCGCAATGGCCTCATCATCGCGGATGTCACGAATCCCGACGCGCCGCAACAAATCGTGCAAATACCGGGGCCAAGCAATCTTTGGAAAGAAATCAAGACGTACAAGCACTTCGCCTACGTCGTGTCCGAAGGAGGGCAGGGCATCCAAATCGTGGATTTGAGCGGGCTGCCCTCACCCAATCTGAATCACCGCTTCTACACAGGCGACGGTGCCATCGCCAACCTGCTCAACCGCATTCATGCGCTGCATATTGACACCACCAAAGGATTTTTATACGCTTACGGTGGCGACTTGTTCGGCGGTCGCGCCAAAATTTTCAACCTCAACCCCGACCCCTACAACCCCACCTACGCTGGCACTTTCAACACCAACTTCGCAGGCAATCAGAATTATATCCACGACGGATATGTGGACAATGACACCCTCTACGGCGGGCACATCTACGGCGGCTTTTTTTCCATCGTGAACATGGCTGACAAAAGCAACCCTCAACTCATCAGCACACAAATCACGCCCAACGCCTTCACGCACAACACTTGGATTTCGCAAGACCGCCGCGTTATTTTTACCACCGACGAGGTGAACAACTCTTACCTCGCGGCCTACGACGTGTCCGACCCCACAGATGTGAGGGAACTGGACAGAATACAGAGCAACCCCGGCAGCAACTCGATGGTGCACAACACGCACATTCTCGACAATTGGGCAGTCACTTCATGGTACAAGGACGGCTTCACCATCGTGGATGTGACACGCCCCGACAACCTCGTGCAAGTGGGCAATCACGACACCTACACGGGCAGCGGCGGCGGCTCCGAAGGTTGTTGGGGCGTGTATCCCTATTTCCCTTCCGGCACCATAGTGGCTACCAATATCACCGCACAAGGCACCAACAATGGCGAATTGTGGGTCGTGACCCCCACTTACGTCCGCGCTTGTTATTTGGAAGGAAAAATCACCGACGGTGTCACGGGATTCCCGCTCGGCAATGCCAAAGTGGAACTGCTCGGCACGGCCACGCAGGAATTCAGCAACTTGACAGGCCAATACAAAACCGGGCAAACACAAACGGGGCTTTTCACCGCCCGCGTGACCCGAGCCGGTTATCAAACGGTGGAGACGGAAGTGCTCATGGAGAGCGGCAAAGTGCGCGTGCTGGATGTCGAGATGTTCCCGCCCGGCGCCTTCACCGTGAGCGGTCAGGTGCTTCGCTCGCCCGACCTCGAACCCGTGCCAGATGCTGCGGTTTATCTGTTTGGCCGCGACACGGAATACGCCGCCGTGACCGATGGGGATGGGATGTTCAGCATTGGCAACGTGCTGCCCGGAAGTTACGACGTAACCGCTGGCGCCACAGATGTGGGCCAAGTGATGCACCACGAGCAAAAATTGTTGAGAGACACGGCGCTGACGCTCTATCTCTTTAAGGAATACCGCCGGAACGACGACAAATGGAAAGGCCGCGACCCGCTGGGCCTTCGGGAAAATCCTTTCCGCGACCACACGACATTGATTTACCAATTGCCCGAACCGTGCGACTGCTCGCTCGTGGTGGTCAACGCCTCGGGGCAAGTGGTGGAAAACGTCGGATTGACACAGCCAAACGGCTCCCTTGAATTGGGCCGGGCCTACGAGCCGGGCGTTCATTTCATCCATCTCAAACAGGCTGGTACGGTCGTCCAAACCCTTAAATTGCTGAAAGTTCGGTGA
- the dapB gene encoding 4-hydroxy-tetrahydrodipicolinate reductase encodes MLKIGLFGYGKMGRAIELLAAEQGMAIVWRVTRENRAEVTPALLRQADVVIEFTRPESAFDNVMQCLRAGVPVVSGTTGWLERLPEAQEFCEKNGGALLWASNFSIGVNLFFALNTYLSKMMDERPEYTPAVTEIHHIHKLDAPSGTALTLVQGMVEHVRRLSGWALSPPIPVPGEIPVSAIREGEVPGTHIVAWASPADEIKIEHRAHSRLGFASGALLAAQWLAGKQGFFSMQDVLGIEE; translated from the coding sequence ATGCTCAAAATCGGCCTTTTCGGATACGGAAAAATGGGACGAGCGATTGAATTGCTCGCTGCCGAACAAGGTATGGCCATCGTGTGGCGCGTCACGCGGGAAAACCGCGCGGAAGTCACCCCGGCGTTGCTGCGGCAAGCCGATGTCGTCATCGAGTTCACGCGCCCCGAATCAGCCTTCGACAATGTGATGCAGTGCCTTCGAGCGGGCGTGCCAGTGGTGAGCGGCACCACGGGTTGGCTGGAGCGGCTCCCGGAAGCACAGGAATTTTGTGAGAAAAATGGAGGTGCGTTGCTTTGGGCTTCCAATTTTAGCATCGGGGTCAACCTCTTTTTCGCGCTCAATACCTACCTGTCAAAAATGATGGACGAACGCCCCGAATACACCCCTGCCGTCACCGAAATCCATCACATCCACAAACTCGACGCCCCGAGCGGCACCGCCCTCACTTTGGTGCAAGGCATGGTGGAGCACGTGCGCCGATTGTCGGGCTGGGCCTTGTCGCCCCCGATACCAGTGCCGGGCGAAATTCCAGTGAGCGCCATCCGTGAGGGAGAGGTGCCCGGCACCCACATCGTCGCATGGGCAAGCCCTGCTGACGAAATCAAAATAGAGCATCGTGCCCATTCGCGTCTGGGTTTTGCGAGTGGCGCACTATTGGCCGCCCAATGGCTGGCAGGCAAACAAGGCTTCTTCTCAATGCAGGATGTCTTGGGAATTGAGGAATGA
- the guaA gene encoding glutamine-hydrolyzing GMP synthase yields MQKILILDFGSQYTQLIARRVREMNVFCEIVPYNKMPELTPDIKGVILSGSPFSVRWPNALRLDLNQIAGRKPLLGICYGAQLTADFYGGEVVQSEKREYGKVMLQHNAPNDPFFAGISKRSQVWMSHSDTILRLPEGFEVLGHSDTIPYAAFRSKNSQFAAPVYGIQFHPEVYHSLEGFEILKNFVRDICGCTGDWTAAHFVEETVETLRQQIGNEKVIMALSGGVDSTVAATLLHRAIGARLFCFFVDNGLLRKNEFEQVLHSYEDMGLNIEGVDAKQRFYAALAGVSNPEEKRKIIGRLFIEIFEEESEAHPDFQWLGQGTIYPDVIESISVHGPSVTIKSHHNVGGLPEKLKLKIVEPLRMLFKDEVRRVGKELGVPPNILNRHPFPGPGLGIRILGDITPDKVKMLQEADAIYIGKLREHGLYDEVWQAGTILLPIHSVGVMGDERTYEQTIALRAVNSTDGMTAEWSRLPYDFLAEVSSEIINNVKGINRVVFDISTKPPATIEWE; encoded by the coding sequence ATGCAAAAAATCCTGATTCTCGATTTTGGCTCGCAATACACCCAACTCATCGCGCGGCGGGTGCGCGAGATGAACGTCTTTTGCGAAATCGTTCCCTACAACAAAATGCCGGAATTAACACCTGACATTAAAGGTGTTATTCTCTCCGGCAGTCCTTTTTCCGTGCGCTGGCCCAACGCGCTGCGGCTCGACCTCAATCAAATCGCGGGCAGAAAACCCCTGCTCGGCATCTGCTACGGGGCGCAACTCACGGCGGATTTTTACGGCGGCGAGGTGGTGCAGTCCGAAAAGCGCGAGTACGGCAAGGTGATGCTCCAGCACAACGCACCGAACGACCCCTTCTTCGCAGGCATCTCCAAACGCTCGCAGGTGTGGATGAGCCATTCGGACACCATCTTGCGCTTGCCGGAAGGTTTCGAGGTGTTGGGGCATTCAGACACGATTCCCTACGCGGCCTTCCGCTCGAAAAACAGCCAATTTGCCGCGCCGGTGTACGGTATCCAATTCCACCCGGAGGTGTATCACAGCCTCGAAGGGTTCGAGATTTTGAAAAATTTTGTCCGCGACATCTGCGGTTGCACGGGCGACTGGACGGCGGCGCATTTTGTGGAAGAAACGGTGGAGACCCTGCGCCAACAAATTGGCAACGAGAAAGTGATTATGGCGCTTTCGGGCGGCGTGGACTCCACAGTGGCCGCCACCTTGCTCCACCGCGCCATCGGCGCTCGGTTGTTTTGTTTTTTTGTGGACAATGGCCTGTTGCGCAAAAACGAGTTTGAACAGGTGCTTCACTCTTATGAGGACATGGGACTTAACATCGAGGGCGTGGACGCGAAACAACGGTTCTACGCGGCACTCGCGGGCGTGAGCAACCCAGAGGAAAAACGCAAAATCATCGGAAGGCTTTTCATCGAGATTTTTGAGGAGGAATCGGAGGCGCACCCCGATTTTCAATGGCTTGGACAGGGGACGATTTACCCCGACGTGATTGAATCCATCAGCGTACACGGGCCGTCGGTGACCATCAAGAGCCACCACAACGTGGGTGGTTTGCCTGAAAAATTGAAACTGAAAATCGTGGAACCACTGCGGATGCTCTTCAAAGACGAGGTGAGGCGTGTAGGCAAAGAACTCGGTGTGCCGCCCAATATCCTGAACCGCCACCCCTTCCCCGGCCCGGGCCTTGGCATCCGCATTTTGGGTGACATCACCCCTGACAAAGTGAAAATGCTACAAGAAGCCGATGCCATTTATATCGGAAAACTCCGCGAACACGGCCTCTACGACGAGGTGTGGCAAGCCGGGACGATTCTCTTGCCCATTCATTCTGTGGGCGTTATGGGCGACGAACGCACCTACGAGCAAACCATCGCCCTCCGTGCCGTCAACTCGACCGACGGCATGACGGCAGAGTGGAGCCGCCTGCCATACGACTTCCTCGCCGAGGTGAGCAGTGAAATCATCAACAACGTGAAAGGCATCAACCGCGTGGTTTTTGATATTTCGACGAAACCACCGGCGACAATTGAATGGGAATAA